One part of the Pecten maximus chromosome 1, xPecMax1.1, whole genome shotgun sequence genome encodes these proteins:
- the LOC117332380 gene encoding uncharacterized protein LOC117332380 → MADLTMIASASYTFLSFFNEDEDDTVETVAAVCTKRNERTRIPFYVENIVKYYEEQEFHSHFRMTRSCFEILIYLIHGTGKVPVYHEQGRKPISIEKQVLVTIWYLANKDSHREIADRFDVTVSSIARTKARVIIAIMELLKEFIVWPTGN, encoded by the coding sequence ATGGCGGACTTGACCATGATTGCGTCAGCGTCCTATACGTTTTTGTCGTTTTTCAACGAGGACGAAGACGATACTGTAGAAACAGTAGCGGCGGTTTGTACAAAAAGAAACGAACGTACCCGAATTCCTTTTTATGTAGAGAATATTGTCAAATATTATGAAGAACAGGAGTTTCATTCACATTTCAGAATGACCAGGAGTTGTTTTGAAATCTTAATATATCTTATTCATGGCACTGGTAAAGTGCCTGTCTATCATGAGCAGGGCCGTAAGCCCATATCTATTGAAAAGCAAGTTTTGGTAACCATATGGTACTTAGCCAATAAAGATTCACACAGAGAGATAGCAGACCGTTTCGATGTCACTGTCAGTAGTATCGCCAGGACTAAGGCCCGAGTCATCATCGCCATAATGGAATTGTTGAAGGAGTTCATCGTCTGGCCAACTGGTAACTAA